The Rathayibacter sp. VKM Ac-2760 genome segment GGCCGGCCAGGTTCATCAGGACGTCGTGGGTCGTCCGTCCCACGGCGGCTCTGCCCTGTCCGCTCGAGGCGGCGAGGACGAGCAGGAGGCTGGTGGGGGCGGCGTCGGCGAGCGCGACGGCTGCCGGGCGGCGCAGCGCCCGCACCCGGACGACCAGCCCCGGCGAGGTCGCGATCGCCCGTTCCCGGGCGGACGCGAGGAGGCGGTCGGCTGCCGTGGCGACGTCGATGTCGATGTCGCTCGCCTGTGCTCCCGCGTCGCCGTGGATCAGGGTCAGCTCTTCGCCGAGCGCTGCCGCCTCGGCGGCGGCGAACCGCACGGCGCGCTCGCCCGCGGGTGTGTCGGCGACGCCGACGGCGATGCCGTGGCGCGTCCGGCCGGACGGCTCCGGGATGATCGCGACGGGGCAGAGCGCGCCGGCGACGAGGCGGAGGCTCCGCGAGCCGAACAGGCGTCCGCGGAGGAATCCGGTCTTGTGGCTGCCGACGACGACGATCGCCGCATCGGCGGAGCCTGCGATCAGCTGCTCCATGGGGTCACCGTCGACCGCGAGGCCGCGCACCGCCCCGACACCCGGGTGCGAGCGGGCGGTCCGCACGGCGCGGTCGAGGAGGAAGCGGGAAGCATCGACGGACCGAGACGGATCGACGCCCTCCGTCGCGTGCAGCACATCCATGCGCGACCCCAGGCGCGAGGCCCGATCGATCGCCCACCGCGTTGCCGCGTCGCTCGGGCCCGAACCATCGACCCCGACCAGAATCGTCTCCGTCATCGCCTCACCTCGTCCTTCGAGCCTGGACGAGGCGCCCGACGCCGCCCAGTGCCGAACGTCCCGCTGACGCCGAGCAGCCGCCGATGTGCCGCTCCCGCTAGGGGAATGCACCCGAGGCGAGGAAGGTAGGACGAGTCAGGTCAGCCGACCGATGGCGGAGCGGAGCAGTCATGCCCCATCTCGACCCCTCGTCCCTCCCCGGACAGGACGGCATCCCCTGGGCCGACGGCACGTCCGGCCGGCTGCGCGCCCTCCTCCGCGCCAATCGCGCCGTCGTCGAGGACATCGACCTCCCCGCCGTCCTGCGCCGCATCGTCGACGCCGCCGTGGAGCTCGTCGACGCCCGCTACGGAGCGATCGGCGTCATCGGGAGCGACGGATCGCTCGACGAGTTCATCCACGTCGGGATGGATCCCGGGCGGGTGGAGGCGATCGGACATCTGCCCGAGGGTCACGGCCTCCTCGGCACGGTCATCAGTGATCCGCACCCGATCCGCGTCGCCGACCTCACCGTCGACGCCCGAGCCGCCGGGTTCCCCGCCCGGCATCCTCCGATGAAGTCCTTCCTCGGCGTCCCGATCCGCGTCCGCGATCAGGTGTTCGGCAACCTCTACCTCACCGATTCCCGCGCCGGCGCCTTCACGTCGAACGACGAGCACCTCGTCATCGCTCTCGCCGCGACGGCCGGAGTCGCGATCGACAACGCCCGCCTTTTCGCCGAGACGCGGATGCGGCAGCGCTGGGCCCAGGCCGCCGCCGAGATGACCGCGGCGATCCTCGCCTCCGACGGCGACGACGTCATCGGCCTGGTCGCCGCCCGAATCCTCGACCTCGCCGACGCGGACCTCGTCGGCGTCGTCTTCCCGACGGAGGATCCCGAGCAGCTGCGCGTCGGAGTCGCCCGCGGCGACGGTGCCGAGACCTTCCAGGGCCGGCTCCTCCCGGCACGATCCTCCGTCTCGGGCAGCGTCTTCACGGGTGGCCAGCCGCGGGTGCTCGACCATCTGCCGACGTCCACGAGCGGAGGGACGCCGACCTCCGGCGGTCCCGTGCTCGCGGTGCCCCTGATCGCCGCCTCCCGAACGCTCGGCGTGCTCGTCGTCACCCGGCGCACCGGCCGTCCTCTCTTCGCGCCGGCCGATCTGGAGATGGTGTCCGACTTCGCCTCCTACATCAGCGTCGCGATGGAGCTCTCCTCGGCTCGCGCCGATCAGCAGCGGATGGCACTCCTCGAGGACCGCGGCCGCATCGCGCGGGATCTGCACGACCACGTCATCCAGGAGCTCTTCGCCACCGGGCTCGACCTCCACCAGGCGGCGGGAGCCCTGCCACCGGGACGCGCCGCGTCGAGGATCGAGCGCGCCGTCGAGAGCCTGGACGAGAGCATCTCGCACATCAGGACGGTCATCTTCGCCCTCAACGCGAACAACGACGACGCGACCACCATCCGGCACCGGATCCTCGACCTCGCCAACGAGTTGGCGTCGGTCCTGGTGCGCACCCCCAACATCAGCTTCGCCGGCGCCGTCGATCTGCTCGTCGTCGACGAGCTCGCCGACGACGTGGTGGCGGTCGCCCGCGAGGCGCTCACCAACATCGCACGGCATGCCGAGGCGAACATCATCACGCTGCACCTGACCGCGGCCGACGGGGTGATCGTTCTCGAGATCAGCGACGACGGCCGCGGCTTCGCCGACACCGGCCGGCGGAGCGGCCTCGCGAATCTCCAGCAGAGGGCGCAGGCGCGCGGCGGGACGTTCACGGTGACGAGCGTCCCCGGCGACACCCGCGTGCGCTGGAGCGTCCCCTTCCCCTTCCACGCCGTCTCCGAGTCCTCGTGACCCGCGTCTTCCTCCTCGACGATCACGAGATCGTCCGCCGCGGTCTGGCTGAGCTCCTCGGCTCCGAGCCCGACCTCGAGATCGTCGGCCAGACCGGCACCGCCGCCTCGGGGCTGCGCGAGATCCTGGCGCTGCGGCCGGACGTCGCCGTGCTCGACGTCCGGCTGCCCGACGGCAGCGGGATCGACGTCTGCCGCGACGTGCGCTCCCGTGACCCGCGCATCCGCTGCCTGATCCTGACCGCGTACGACGACGACAAGGCGCTGTACGCCGCCGTCATCGCCGGAGCCTCCGGCTACGTGCTGAAGGACATCCGCGGCAAGGGCCTCGTCGATGCCGTCCGCGCGGCCGCGGCAGGCGACATCCTCCTCGAACCGGCGGTCGTCGCCGCCGTCACCGCACGCCTGCGCGGTGAGCACGCCGTCGACCCGCGCCTCGCCGGTCTCAGCGAGCGCGAGCGGCAGATCCTCGCTCTGATCGCCGACGGCATGACCAACCGGCAGATCGGAGTCGAGCTCTCACTCGCGGAGAAGACGATCAAGAACTACGTCTCCAGCGTCCTCAGCAAGCTCGGCCTGGAGCGGCGCACCCAGGCCGCGGTGCTGCAGACGGAGCTGCGCCCGCCCGCGTCCGGCTGATCCGCGGGAGGGCCCGGTGCCGTCACTCGGCCCCGAGCAGGTCGTTCGCATCGCGGCGCATGGTCGGCGGGTAGTCCACCGTCGCGGTCCCGAGGCGGGCCAGCATCTGGATCGTTGCGCCCTCAGGGGCGTAGGCGTCGTGGATGCTCGCGCGCTCGAGCTCCATCGCGGGGTGCTCCTCGAGAATCTGGCTCACCGGCTGCGTGACGAGTCCGAGCGCCCGGGCCCTCAGCGCGAACGACGCGTAGAGCATCCCCGCCTCGACCTGATCGGCCCTGGTGTTCTCCGCGGTCGTCACGATCGCGTAGGCGGACGTGCTCGCGGCACCGTCCGTCGCGAGGGCGATGTCGCGGGTCGCCGCCGCATCGGATCCGTTCGATCCCGGCAGCAGGGTCGCGATGCCCTGG includes the following:
- a CDS encoding GAF domain-containing protein, with the translated sequence MPHLDPSSLPGQDGIPWADGTSGRLRALLRANRAVVEDIDLPAVLRRIVDAAVELVDARYGAIGVIGSDGSLDEFIHVGMDPGRVEAIGHLPEGHGLLGTVISDPHPIRVADLTVDARAAGFPARHPPMKSFLGVPIRVRDQVFGNLYLTDSRAGAFTSNDEHLVIALAATAGVAIDNARLFAETRMRQRWAQAAAEMTAAILASDGDDVIGLVAARILDLADADLVGVVFPTEDPEQLRVGVARGDGAETFQGRLLPARSSVSGSVFTGGQPRVLDHLPTSTSGGTPTSGGPVLAVPLIAASRTLGVLVVTRRTGRPLFAPADLEMVSDFASYISVAMELSSARADQQRMALLEDRGRIARDLHDHVIQELFATGLDLHQAAGALPPGRAASRIERAVESLDESISHIRTVIFALNANNDDATTIRHRILDLANELASVLVRTPNISFAGAVDLLVVDELADDVVAVAREALTNIARHAEANIITLHLTAADGVIVLEISDDGRGFADTGRRSGLANLQQRAQARGGTFTVTSVPGDTRVRWSVPFPFHAVSESS
- a CDS encoding response regulator transcription factor; translation: MTRVFLLDDHEIVRRGLAELLGSEPDLEIVGQTGTAASGLREILALRPDVAVLDVRLPDGSGIDVCRDVRSRDPRIRCLILTAYDDDKALYAAVIAGASGYVLKDIRGKGLVDAVRAAAAGDILLEPAVVAAVTARLRGEHAVDPRLAGLSERERQILALIADGMTNRQIGVELSLAEKTIKNYVSSVLSKLGLERRTQAAVLQTELRPPASG
- a CDS encoding universal stress protein, whose protein sequence is MTETILVGVDGSGPSDAATRWAIDRASRLGSRMDVLHATEGVDPSRSVDASRFLLDRAVRTARSHPGVGAVRGLAVDGDPMEQLIAGSADAAIVVVGSHKTGFLRGRLFGSRSLRLVAGALCPVAIIPEPSGRTRHGIAVGVADTPAGERAVRFAAAEAAALGEELTLIHGDAGAQASDIDIDVATAADRLLASARERAIATSPGLVVRVRALRRPAAVALADAAPTSLLLVLAASSGQGRAAVGRTTHDVLMNLAGPTVVVPA